DNA sequence from the Halococcus salsus genome:
AGCTCCCGGAGTTGCTCCCGGTCGTCGGGACACCGGTCGTCCGACCCGAGCGGTGACGGCTCCATGTCGACGTCGACCAGCGCCCGGATCCGGTCGGTACCGAACTGCGCGACGTACTCCCAGGAGACGAGCGCGCCCATCGACCACCCCACCACGACGACGTCGTGGAGGTCCCGACCGTCGAGGAACGAACGGAGGTCGCGAGCGTACTGTGCGAGCGTGTGCCCCGCGTCGGTCTTCTCCGAGCGCCCGTGGCCCCTGAAGTCGAACGCCGTCGTCCGATACTCGTCGGCGAGCCCGTTCAGTTGTGGTTCGAAGTATCTGAGCCCGGCCCACGCCCCGTGCAGGAAGACGATAGGCCGACCGGTCCCGTACTCCTCGTAGTAGAGGCTCGCCCCGTTACATTCGATGGTCGGCACGGCACTCCCCGTAGGACGAGGGACCACAAGAAGCTGCGCTGGTCGTAGTGTCACCGGGAGAATCACTGCACGACCCCTGTTGGACCGACCAGCGATGCCTGCATCCGCCTGCTCAACCCCGAAGGCCGCCCCGAAGTTGGGTCGTCCATGGCCAACTCAGGCAATCGGTTCGGCTTCGACTTCGTGACGACGCTCGTGGGGTCGGGCCTCACGCTTCTGGTCTCGGCGGGGATCATGCGCTACGGGGAGCAACTCCGGTGGACTGCCACCGAGCTCTACGCGATCGGGGGCGGCGTCCTGCTCGTCGGCGGGCTGCTCCTCGGGTTGGTCGTCGTCGCCGCCGGCCTGAAGTAGCGGAGCGAATCGCTTACCCGCACCGCCCACCCACGGCCACCATGTTCGGGGTCGTCACACGCAACCCGGAGGAGGTCGAGTGGCCGGAGTTCGACCGACAGTTCCTCGAGGTCAAGTCGGTGAGCGGCCGGACCAACGAACCCGTCGCCGAGGCGGTGAGCATGGTCTCGTGTCACGCCGACAACGCCATCGCGAACGCGAACCCCGACGTCGTGCCGGTCAGCGACGCGGGCGAACCCGCCACCCGCGAGCGGCGCTACTTCGATTGGTCGTACGTCTGCCCGACCCATCCCGACTACCGCGAGGGGCTGCTCGAAACCATCGCGGACGTCGGCGCGGTGAGCGGCGACGTCCGCCTCGACGACGTGGGCTTTCCCCGACCCGAGTACTGCTTCTGCGAGCGGTGCACCCGGCTGTTCGAGGAGAGCGCGTTCGACGACCGGTTCGCGTGGCGCGAGAACGTGATCACCGAGTTCGTCGCGGAGGCCACCGACCGGATCCCCGAGCGGAGCTACCTCACGGTCCATCCCGACCCCTACCCCGGCCACCTCGTCGAGCGCTCGGGGATCGACCTCGACGCGCTCGCCGAACACGTCGACGAGTTCGTCGTGCCGCTCTACGACATGGCCTACTCGACGACCTACTGGGTCGAGATCATCGCCAGTGGCTTCCTCGACGCGCTCGCGACCCCCTTCTCGGTCGAACTCTACGCTCCCGACATCGAGATCGACGACCTGATCCACGCCGCCGACGTGGCCGACGCCTACGCCAAGGACGTCCTCTTCGGCTACGATTCGAGCAACGCCCGCGCGGCGGTCCGGCGGATGAACGCCGAACGAAACCAGGGGAACGTCTACGGGCCGGAGTGACCCGGGTCGCTCAGAGCGCCTGATAGCGCCAGGCGAGCAGGTCCTGGCGGTCGCGGGTGTCGGCGGGGAGGTCGGCGAACCACTCGGCGGCCGAGATCTCCTCGTCGGGGTCCGCGATCGAGGGTTCGGTGGTCTCGGCGGCGGCCGCGAAGACCGGGAGCACACCCCAGGTCGCGTGGTCGTCACACCGGACCTCGACCCGGGTGGCGAGCGCGAGTCCCTCGTACCGCGCCTCGACGCCGGCCTCCTCGGCGAGCTCGCGCTCGGCGGTCTCGCGAAAGCTCTCGCCGGGGTCGACTCCACCGCCGGGGAGCACCCAGAGCCCGACGCCCTCGTGGCGACAGAGGAGGAGTTCGCCCGAGGGTCGGTAGACGATGGTGTGGGCACCGTAGGGTGCGCCGGTGGCCCGGATCCGCTCGGCGAGCGTGCGGAAGCGCTCGCGGGAGACGCGACGGTGACGGGACCGTTCGAGGGTGGCGTCGTAGTCGGTCGTCAGCGCGTGATACGCCTGGGCCGCACGCTGGTCGGCCTCGTCGGCCAGAAACCAGAGGTCGCCGAGGGTCATCGGTTCGACTGGGGGGCGGCGATTCGGACGCCATCACGAGCCGATAGCTCCGGGAGAGGGGTGTAGATCATTGCCGAGGGTTCGGTCGGCACCGGCATAAACGTTCGAGTCGCGTCAGGTCCACGGCGAGCCGTCGCGGTCGAACCGGCGGTACCGCCGCTCGATGCCGTCGATACGCATCCGGTCCTCGTTGTCGAGCCCCAATCCGAGTCCAGCGAGGTTGTCCTCGATGTGGTCGGTCCCCGATGCCTTCGTGACGACCGGGACGCTCTGGTGGGCGAGCCACGAGATGAGCACCCGTGCGGGGCTGGCGTCGTGCTTCTCGGCGACCGCGATGACCCCGTCGAGCCCGAGGGCCTCACCCCGACACAGCGGTGAATACGCGACGGGAGCGACGTCGTGGTTTGTACAGTACGAGAGCATCGCGCCCGTCGGCGGCAACAGGGGGTGCATCTCCACCTGGTTCGCGACGACCGGCGCGTCGAGTCGTTCCCGGGCGTCGGCGAGCAGGTCGAGGTCGAAGTTCGAGACGCCGACGTGGTCGGTCCAGCCGCGGTCGCGAACCTCGTCGAACGCCGGGAGGGTTGCCTCGGGGTCGTAGGCGTCGGTCGGCCAGTGGACGTACAGCAGGTCGACCGACTCCACCCCGAGGGCGTCGAGGCTCGCCCTCGTCGACTCGATCACGTCGTCGT
Encoded proteins:
- a CDS encoding alpha/beta fold hydrolase, with product MPTIECNGASLYYEEYGTGRPIVFLHGAWAGLRYFEPQLNGLADEYRTTAFDFRGHGRSEKTDAGHTLAQYARDLRSFLDGRDLHDVVVVGWSMGALVSWEYVAQFGTDRIRALVDVDMEPSPLGSDDRCPDDREQLRELHSAIQSDHLGLVERSIEQLLKNPPSPAMRTTMFDEESRCPPPIKSALLPELLCDYRDVLSTIDVPTLVCAGADEKHRRVASVEAVAELVPDAEFELFAESGHCPTLEEPERFNRVLSKFVESL
- a CDS encoding NUDIX hydrolase, with the protein product MTLGDLWFLADEADQRAAQAYHALTTDYDATLERSRHRRVSRERFRTLAERIRATGAPYGAHTIVYRPSGELLLCRHEGVGLWVLPGGGVDPGESFRETAERELAEEAGVEARYEGLALATRVEVRCDDHATWGVLPVFAAAAETTEPSIADPDEEISAAEWFADLPADTRDRQDLLAWRYQAL
- a CDS encoding aldo/keto reductase, whose product is MTTELPPIGLGTSGMDDPDDCRENVRMAIEAGYEHIDTAQMYGNEASVGRGIEAADVEREDVFLATKVHPENLAYDDVIESTRASLDALGVESVDLLYVHWPTDAYDPEATLPAFDEVRDRGWTDHVGVSNFDLDLLADARERLDAPVVANQVEMHPLLPPTGAMLSYCTNHDVAPVAYSPLCRGEALGLDGVIAVAEKHDASPARVLISWLAHQSVPVVTKASGTDHIEDNLAGLGLGLDNEDRMRIDGIERRYRRFDRDGSPWT